In one window of Gracilimonas sp. DNA:
- the rplB gene encoding 50S ribosomal protein L2 — MPTKKLKPMTPGTRHRIAPVFDEITTDKPLKALLAGKHNTGGRNRHGRITSRHRGGGHKRRYRMIDFKRNKFDVPATVQTIEYDPNRSARIALVAYADGERRYILAPNKLKVGDTIISGENAAPDLGNALPMMKMPPGTFIHNIELNPGQGGTLCRSAGTGAQLLGKQEKYVSVKLPSGEVRMILGTCYATVGETSNPDHMNTTIAKAGRSRWKGRRPQTRGVAMNPVDHPMGGGEGKASGGHPRSPWGQSAKGKKTRNRNKLSSKYIVRRRKTKKK, encoded by the coding sequence ATGCCTACTAAGAAATTAAAACCAATGACACCGGGAACCAGACACAGAATAGCTCCTGTGTTTGACGAAATTACAACTGATAAGCCGTTAAAAGCCTTATTAGCAGGTAAGCATAATACCGGTGGACGTAACAGACACGGACGTATCACTTCTCGCCACAGAGGCGGAGGGCACAAACGCCGATATCGAATGATCGATTTCAAGCGTAATAAATTTGATGTGCCTGCTACAGTTCAAACTATTGAGTATGATCCTAATCGATCTGCCCGAATAGCTCTTGTAGCTTATGCCGACGGAGAGCGCAGATATATACTGGCTCCTAACAAGTTAAAAGTTGGAGATACTATCATTTCCGGAGAAAATGCAGCACCTGATTTAGGAAATGCACTCCCAATGATGAAAATGCCTCCAGGTACGTTCATTCACAATATTGAATTAAATCCAGGGCAAGGCGGAACGCTTTGCCGAAGTGCAGGTACCGGAGCACAATTACTGGGTAAGCAAGAAAAGTATGTAAGTGTAAAACTTCCATCTGGTGAAGTTAGAATGATCCTTGGAACTTGCTATGCAACAGTTGGGGAAACAAGTAATCCCGACCATATGAATACCACGATTGCAAAAGCCGGTAGAAGCAGGTGGAAAGGAAGAAGACCACAAACACGTGGTGTTGCTATGAACCCTGTTGATCACCCCATGGGTGGTGGAGAAGGAAAGGCATCCGGAGGTCACCCACGGTCACCTTGGGGACAATCCGCTAAAGGTAAGAAGACAAGAAATCGTAATAAGCTGTCTTCCAAGTACATCGTAAGAAGAAGAAAAACCAAGAAAAAATAA
- the rpsS gene encoding 30S ribosomal protein S19, producing MPRSLKKGPFVYYKLQRKIDEAQESGSKKVIKTWSRSSMITPDFMGLTLAVHNGKQFIPVFITENMVGHKLGEFAPTRTFRGHPLKKAAK from the coding sequence ATGCCACGCTCACTGAAAAAAGGGCCTTTTGTTTACTATAAGCTTCAACGTAAAATTGATGAAGCTCAGGAAAGTGGAAGCAAGAAAGTGATCAAAACCTGGTCACGAAGTTCAATGATCACTCCTGATTTTATGGGATTGACACTTGCAGTACACAACGGTAAGCAATTTATCCCTGTGTTTATAACTGAAAATATGGTAGGTCACAAACTAGGTGAATTTGCACCTACAAGAACATTCCGTGGCCACCCATTGAAAAAAGCAGCTAAATAA